From Deferrisoma camini S3R1, the proteins below share one genomic window:
- a CDS encoding M15 family metallopeptidase domain-containing protein, with translation MPHFSETSRVRLDTCHPDLVRLCERAIQNWDFSVLCGHRGREEQERAYREGRSKARWGESPHNAWPSRAVDLWPYPIRWVDTDRARVFAGYLLGLAAAMGIRLRWGGDWHGELCTRPSDERRHSFDDLPHFELVED, from the coding sequence ATGCCCCATTTCAGCGAGACGAGCCGCGTCCGCTTGGACACATGCCATCCGGACCTGGTGCGCCTGTGCGAGCGGGCGATCCAGAATTGGGACTTCTCGGTGCTCTGCGGCCACCGGGGCCGTGAGGAGCAAGAGCGGGCCTACCGGGAGGGCCGCAGCAAGGCCCGGTGGGGGGAGAGCCCGCACAATGCGTGGCCGAGCCGGGCCGTGGATCTGTGGCCCTACCCGATCCGCTGGGTGGATACCGACCGGGCCCGGGTGTTCGCCGGGTACCTCCTGGGCCTCGCCGCCGCGATGGGGATTCGCCTGCGGTGGGGCGGCGATTGGCACGGCGAGCTCTGCACTCGGCCGAGTGATGAACGGCGGCACAGCTTCGACGATCTGCCGCACTTCGAACTGGTGGAGGATTGA
- a CDS encoding LamG domain-containing protein, which produces MALLLLTRNSATYKARQKPRQWGPLWAVQSAVFYNAERLGIDPAQIVSLLTLWEESGNTVYDYVGQNHGTIITPAWMRLGLQISTIEQYIKVPTLGVDTASGTIVIETTSKRSISSTWNYFFDSYGGANQRFLLAYDNSNNLSVYTQTSNRLSVSGYTFTGRKHIAVVWGSNLLYLNGELIGDGTDASLGSFSSDWYFGARYSDQDYLDGEIRQIFITNQILFSGVIATLNEDPYALIRPISRPLVFDVGAGTTYDVSVLDGLAMSDTAGVTAAYLAAVVDGLSLGDGDTGVADFAVASADGMTLSDTATYEVGIALTVTDGTAFGDGASATASYQAEAVDGVSLGDALAAAAVLHAALSDGAAIGDTPIGTILGTVIDAMVADGVLASDQANRALIIAASLADGLTLTDGASVRTDFTVTVADGAAFGEAVQAIVQFLATVTDGFQAGDTPRFVITGDGAVITLYAKGRTWRFEVKARTFALSAKTH; this is translated from the coding sequence ATGGCCCTGCTCCTTCTTACCCGCAACAGCGCGACGTATAAGGCCAGGCAGAAGCCCCGCCAGTGGGGGCCTTTGTGGGCTGTGCAGTCGGCCGTGTTCTACAACGCCGAGCGGCTGGGGATTGATCCGGCCCAGATAGTGTCTCTTTTGACTCTCTGGGAAGAGAGTGGAAATACTGTCTATGATTATGTTGGACAAAATCATGGAACAATAATTACGCCTGCGTGGATGCGGCTTGGGCTTCAAATTTCCACCATCGAGCAGTATATAAAAGTTCCTACATTAGGAGTGGACACTGCCTCTGGTACTATCGTAATTGAAACTACATCTAAACGCAGTATAAGCAGCACTTGGAATTATTTTTTTGATTCTTATGGTGGGGCTAATCAAAGGTTTTTGTTGGCTTATGACAATAGTAATAATTTATCAGTATATACACAAACATCAAATAGATTGTCTGTGAGTGGTTATACTTTTACTGGCAGAAAACATATTGCTGTTGTGTGGGGTAGTAATCTACTCTACTTGAATGGGGAGCTGATTGGTGATGGTACTGATGCAAGTTTGGGTAGTTTTTCATCGGATTGGTATTTTGGTGCTAGGTATTCTGATCAAGACTACTTAGATGGAGAGATACGTCAGATTTTTATTACAAATCAGATCCTATTTAGTGGTGTAATAGCTACACTCAATGAAGACCCCTACGCCCTCATCCGCCCGATCTCGCGGCCGCTGGTGTTCGATGTGGGGGCGGGGACGACTTACGACGTGAGCGTGCTGGACGGGCTGGCCATGAGCGACACCGCTGGCGTCACGGCGGCCTATCTGGCGGCAGTAGTGGATGGCCTGAGCCTCGGCGACGGGGACACCGGCGTGGCGGATTTCGCCGTGGCGTCGGCCGACGGGATGACCCTTTCCGATACGGCGACCTACGAGGTGGGGATCGCCCTCACCGTGACGGACGGCACGGCATTCGGGGACGGGGCGAGCGCCACGGCCAGCTACCAGGCGGAAGCGGTGGACGGCGTGAGCCTTGGAGATGCCCTGGCGGCTGCTGCTGTGCTGCACGCGGCCCTGTCTGACGGCGCGGCCATAGGCGACACGCCGATCGGCACCATCCTCGGGACCGTGATTGATGCCATGGTGGCCGACGGGGTGCTCGCGTCCGATCAGGCGAACCGGGCGCTCATCATCGCTGCGAGCCTGGCCGACGGCCTTACCCTGACGGACGGTGCCTCGGTACGGACCGATTTCACCGTCACGGTGGCCGATGGGGCGGCGTTCGGCGAGGCGGTGCAGGCGATCGTGCAGTTCCTAGCCACCGTGACGGACGGGTTCCAGGCCGGGGACACGCCCAGGTTTGTGATCACGGGAGATGGCGCGGTCATTACGCTCTACGCGAAGGGCCGCACGTGGCGGTTCGAGGTGAAGGCTCGGACGTTTGCGCTATCGGCAAAGACCCACTGA
- a CDS encoding 3TM-type holin, translating to MVSALIGSLIPVVGKVIERLVPDKEAQAKAQAEAVRLLMEQSHEIEQAAAQIIRTEAASKHWLAANWRPLLMLTFGALIVARWMGWTAPNLSEAEYLKLWDIVELGIGGYVIGRSAEKVLPLIAETMRR from the coding sequence ATGGTGAGCGCCCTAATCGGTAGCCTGATCCCGGTGGTAGGAAAGGTCATCGAGCGGCTTGTGCCCGACAAGGAGGCCCAGGCGAAGGCCCAGGCCGAGGCGGTTAGGCTCCTGATGGAGCAGAGCCATGAGATCGAGCAGGCCGCAGCCCAGATCATCCGCACCGAGGCAGCATCCAAGCACTGGCTCGCCGCAAACTGGCGGCCGCTCCTGATGCTCACCTTCGGCGCGCTGATCGTTGCTAGGTGGATGGGCTGGACCGCCCCGAACCTGAGCGAGGCCGAGTACCTCAAGCTCTGGGATATCGTGGAGCTCGGCATCGGCGGCTATGTGATCGGCCGGAGCGCCGAGAAGGTGCTGCCCCTGATCGCGGAGACGATGAGGCGATGA
- a CDS encoding tyrosine-type recombinase/integrase yields MEELLDAWLQHSTKRSRKDDAQRIADHLQPALGDVPAARLRPDDCLDLYRSLREGGLSDATARHCLVILRTAWNRGLERGLVTGANPASMALKQLGRPAPNRRLRYLTEEEFERLLEAVEHSRAAWDLAVVGWHTGARFGELAALRWSDVDLGHGYLTFRDTKAGDPRRVPMNVAVRRVLEAKPRGLPEVLVWSTRSGRPYRDPPMTLRRAMDRLFNREVEDRRQRVSFHTLRHSFISHLVMRGVPLPVIQSLTGHKTLEMLQRYTHLAPDARWAAVESLAGENRRTESPRIERLEGGSLPNPSES; encoded by the coding sequence GTGGAAGAGCTCCTGGACGCCTGGCTCCAACACTCCACCAAGCGCAGCCGCAAGGACGATGCCCAGCGCATCGCCGACCATCTGCAGCCCGCCCTGGGCGACGTTCCTGCCGCGAGGCTTCGGCCCGATGATTGCCTCGATCTCTACCGCTCACTCCGCGAGGGGGGTCTCTCCGACGCGACGGCCCGGCACTGCCTGGTAATTTTGCGCACGGCCTGGAACCGGGGGTTGGAGCGGGGTCTTGTGACAGGGGCGAATCCAGCCTCCATGGCCCTCAAACAGCTCGGCCGGCCCGCGCCGAACCGCAGGCTCCGATATCTCACCGAGGAGGAGTTCGAGCGGCTCCTGGAGGCCGTGGAGCACTCCCGGGCGGCGTGGGATCTCGCGGTGGTAGGGTGGCACACGGGGGCCCGGTTCGGCGAGTTGGCGGCGCTTCGGTGGTCGGACGTGGACCTCGGGCACGGTTACCTGACGTTTCGAGACACGAAGGCCGGTGACCCCCGGCGGGTGCCCATGAACGTCGCAGTCCGCCGTGTGCTGGAGGCGAAGCCGCGCGGGCTGCCCGAGGTGCTCGTCTGGTCCACCCGGAGCGGGCGGCCCTACCGCGACCCGCCCATGACACTTCGGCGGGCGATGGACCGCTTGTTCAACCGGGAGGTCGAGGATCGGCGCCAGCGCGTGAGCTTCCACACGCTCCGGCATTCGTTCATCTCGCACCTCGTTATGCGGGGCGTCCCCTTGCCGGTGATCCAGTCCCTCACCGGCCACAAGACCTTGGAGATGCTCCAGCGATACACGCATCTCGCCCCAGACGCCCGCTGGGCTGCCGTCGAGAGCCTCGCCGGGGAAAACCGGCGCACAGAATCGCCCAGGATTGAACGATTGGAAGGGGGGTCGCTACCTAACCCCTCGGAGAGCTGA